Proteins from a single region of Hymenobacter aquaticus:
- a CDS encoding T9SS type A sorting domain-containing protein, producing the protein MKHLIPRTLAACLLLASGFLTTAQAQTSRAAAAALYVNDAAQAGDVYTTGVGNDQSGDGSSSAPFATVARALASADAATATIFIDAGTYSERVVLNKNISLQGVDTARTVFDGGLAPSDVQTQETGIYITAVGGTPDNPVKISRLKVRAYDYGIQDDNQVNHVNFLIEDVATTQNRQFGIYWNGQVNFTQNITFRRVRATKTALEPNTRNNGAGRGLFLVNGSKINILIEDGVFEQNRRAGIDINDGSVSGLVIRGCRLGFNLGPAIAVLGAAGLRDANGAFTTPAALIENNFIRNNASNGLELKSCTGTGLGSGPGSLVVRNNYIVRTIGAPTNLAEDNAGIAFIDRDRSIISVGGGVTSDLTTGGAYIQNNIVRGYLADALRTAFNINGFGMVLEGANNKVFGNVVANCQRGIQVQDRPANSTGSTPFFDIDRNASLVSVGDSIRNNRLDSCTTSVRAVNLSSTINASLNWLGSNQVTVVRGTNGLNGRLITLGGPTTSFAQVSSLDPTGRIDYTPFLHTNTDVAATPGFQSDLSYLHADWYSPNLGVAPCLQEALVDVAESGTVELVAATYNGSATITKNVTLTNDGATTLENLGLNASGKAASFAAPFSLSGTLTLTAGLLRTSATGLLTLTATAAATEGNAASYVEGPLRKLGSSAFVFPLGKAGIWARLAITAPASPASAFTAEYFASAYGNTTFTPPLKKVSAVEYWNLDRTGSTDAVGVRLYWEDGSRSGIDAFTTDLHVARFDGSTWVSEGNGGLSGALAAGSVASAGPVASFGPFTFGAADVPLPVKLVSFTATERQPGVVTLLWRTASEENNQGFGVERSLDGKDWQQLAFVEGRGTTASTSNYTFQDQAAPVGDLLYYRLRQVDTDGTVAYSPVATIARTAEQGQPIKLALAPNPASDYTTLYFSAPVAGKLQVSLTDLTGRVLLRQTLTESADATVQLPASLPAGTYLVRVEGPGYSGKALRLLKQ; encoded by the coding sequence ATGAAACACCTTATACCCCGTACCCTGGCTGCCTGCCTGCTGCTGGCCAGCGGATTTCTGACGACAGCCCAGGCCCAGACCAGCCGAGCGGCCGCCGCGGCGCTGTACGTGAACGACGCGGCGCAGGCTGGCGACGTGTATACGACCGGAGTGGGCAACGACCAGAGTGGGGACGGCAGTAGCAGTGCGCCTTTTGCCACCGTAGCCCGGGCCCTGGCCAGCGCCGACGCGGCCACGGCCACCATTTTCATTGATGCCGGCACGTATTCCGAGCGAGTCGTGCTCAATAAGAACATCAGCCTCCAGGGCGTGGATACGGCCCGCACGGTGTTTGACGGCGGCCTGGCCCCGAGCGACGTGCAAACCCAGGAAACCGGTATTTACATTACGGCCGTGGGCGGCACGCCCGACAACCCGGTGAAAATTTCCCGGCTGAAAGTGCGGGCCTATGACTACGGGATTCAGGACGACAACCAGGTCAACCACGTTAACTTCCTGATTGAGGACGTGGCTACCACCCAGAACCGGCAGTTCGGCATTTACTGGAACGGCCAAGTCAACTTCACCCAGAACATCACTTTCCGGCGGGTGCGGGCCACCAAAACGGCCCTGGAGCCCAACACGCGCAATAACGGCGCCGGCCGCGGCCTATTTCTCGTCAACGGCAGCAAAATCAACATCCTGATTGAGGACGGCGTGTTTGAGCAGAACCGCAGGGCTGGCATCGACATCAACGACGGCAGCGTGAGCGGGCTCGTGATTCGGGGCTGCCGCCTCGGCTTCAACCTGGGGCCGGCCATTGCGGTGCTGGGCGCGGCGGGTCTGCGCGACGCCAACGGCGCCTTCACTACCCCCGCCGCCCTGATTGAAAACAACTTCATCCGCAACAACGCCTCCAACGGCCTGGAGCTGAAATCGTGCACCGGCACGGGCCTGGGCAGCGGCCCCGGCAGCCTGGTGGTGCGCAATAACTACATCGTCCGGACCATCGGGGCGCCTACCAACCTGGCCGAGGACAACGCCGGTATTGCCTTTATCGACCGGGACCGGAGCATCATCAGCGTGGGCGGGGGCGTCACGAGCGACCTGACCACCGGCGGGGCCTACATTCAGAACAACATTGTGCGCGGCTACCTGGCCGACGCGCTGCGCACGGCGTTCAACATCAACGGCTTCGGCATGGTGCTGGAAGGAGCCAACAACAAGGTATTCGGCAACGTGGTGGCCAACTGCCAGCGGGGCATTCAGGTGCAGGACCGGCCCGCGAACAGCACCGGCTCGACGCCGTTCTTCGACATTGACCGCAACGCCTCCCTGGTTTCGGTGGGTGACAGTATCCGCAACAACCGCCTCGACAGCTGCACGACGTCGGTGCGGGCCGTGAACCTGAGCAGCACAATCAATGCCTCGCTCAACTGGCTGGGCAGCAACCAGGTGACGGTGGTGCGCGGCACCAACGGCCTGAACGGCCGCCTGATTACGCTGGGCGGGCCGACCACCAGCTTCGCACAGGTGTCTTCTCTAGACCCCACCGGCCGCATCGACTACACGCCCTTCCTGCACACCAACACCGATGTGGCCGCCACGCCCGGCTTCCAGAGCGACCTAAGCTACCTGCACGCCGATTGGTACAGCCCCAACCTGGGCGTTGCGCCCTGCTTGCAGGAAGCGTTGGTAGACGTGGCGGAAAGCGGCACCGTGGAGCTGGTAGCGGCGACCTACAACGGCTCGGCCACCATCACCAAGAACGTGACGCTGACCAACGACGGAGCCACCACGCTGGAGAATCTGGGCCTCAACGCGTCCGGTAAAGCCGCCAGCTTCGCGGCCCCGTTCAGCCTGTCGGGCACCCTGACGCTGACCGCCGGCCTGCTGCGCACCTCTGCCACCGGCCTGCTGACCCTGACGGCCACGGCCGCGGCTACCGAAGGCAACGCGGCTTCCTACGTGGAAGGCCCCTTGCGCAAGCTGGGCAGCTCGGCCTTCGTCTTTCCGCTGGGTAAAGCCGGAATCTGGGCCCGACTGGCCATTACGGCCCCTGCCAGCCCGGCCAGCGCCTTTACCGCCGAGTATTTCGCCTCGGCCTACGGCAACACCACCTTTACTCCGCCCCTGAAGAAAGTAAGCGCCGTGGAGTACTGGAACCTGGACCGCACCGGCTCGACGGACGCCGTGGGCGTGCGCCTGTACTGGGAGGATGGCAGCCGCAGCGGCATCGACGCCTTTACCACCGATCTGCACGTGGCCCGCTTCGACGGCTCGACCTGGGTATCGGAGGGCAACGGGGGCCTGAGTGGGGCGTTGGCGGCGGGTTCCGTGGCCTCGGCCGGCCCCGTGGCCAGCTTCGGGCCGTTCACCTTCGGCGCGGCCGACGTTCCGCTGCCGGTTAAGCTGGTTAGCTTCACGGCGACCGAGCGGCAGCCGGGCGTCGTTACGCTGCTCTGGCGCACGGCTTCGGAAGAAAACAACCAAGGCTTTGGCGTGGAACGCAGCCTCGACGGGAAAGACTGGCAGCAGCTGGCTTTCGTGGAAGGCCGCGGCACCACCGCCTCGACCAGCAACTACACCTTCCAGGACCAAGCGGCTCCCGTCGGCGACCTGCTCTACTACCGCCTGCGGCAGGTAGATACCGACGGCACGGTGGCCTATTCGCCCGTGGCAACCATTGCCCGTACCGCCGAGCAAGGCCAGCCCATCAAGCTGGCCCTGGCGCCCAACCCCGCCTCCGACTACACGACCCTGTACTTCTCCGCGCCCGTCGCCGGGAAGCTGCAAGTCTCGCTCACCGACCTCACCGGCCGGGTGCTGCTGCGCCAGACCCTAACCGAATCGGCGGACGCCACGGTGCAGCTGCCGGCTTCGCTGCCGGCGGGCACTTACCTGGTGCGGGTGGAAGGCCCGGGGTATTCGGGCAAAGCGCTTCGGCTGCTTAAGCAATAA
- a CDS encoding peptidylprolyl isomerase, producing MTYHLLCRLALASAFVSAAAAGFTACTAPPQTSATATVANKFGDATLRQIATAQDERQSAALLPFLSNPEALYRREAALALASVQDKAAVPALTARLTDADASVRVAAAYALGQTADTTAETALRERVLQEKDALARFTALEALGKCVSRAGLAGLAKLPPALGADTAAVSGQAWGLYRAGLRGVTSEAAAGRLVQLLALMNPYRARLAAANALARTRGLNLTSYAPAISASAQNDPSYAVRSAAAAALSKASAAPTVPAVLATLARRDPDYRVRISALRAMTAAQYAPVKESAWAALSDAHEHVALAAAEFFLAHASGEPGVLFLEKANKLSAWRPRATLLATALKLGGPEKNAIRAAVQERYQATADPYEKGYLLKAMGEDPAAYEFVRNATFATGQPVVIGTYGIEALVAMRHLPSFPAEQHSTFALTMQRAVGTGDVAVMGTAAEAIRDPKLDMRRVFANATFLKDARDKLVLPRDLEAWQSLQQTIDYLEKKQPEPFPVAKAATHPIDWAAVQAIPAGQRARIRTSKGEVMFRLLINEAPGSVASFVQLVNQGFYNGKNFHRVVPNFVAQGGCPRGDGWGSSDYNLRSEFANLRYGEGAVGLASAGKDTESCQWFITHAPTPHLDGRYTIFAQVVSGMDVVSRLEIGDRIEKIELVR from the coding sequence ATGACCTACCACCTTCTCTGCCGACTAGCCCTGGCCAGTGCTTTCGTAAGCGCGGCGGCGGCCGGCTTCACTGCCTGCACGGCTCCGCCCCAAACTTCCGCCACCGCCACCGTCGCCAATAAGTTCGGGGATGCCACGCTGCGGCAGATTGCCACCGCCCAGGACGAGCGGCAAAGCGCGGCGCTGCTGCCTTTTCTGAGCAACCCCGAGGCGCTGTACCGGCGGGAAGCCGCTCTGGCCCTGGCCTCGGTGCAGGATAAAGCCGCCGTGCCGGCCCTCACCGCCCGCCTCACCGACGCCGATGCCAGCGTGCGGGTGGCCGCCGCCTACGCCCTGGGCCAGACCGCCGACACCACCGCCGAAACGGCCTTGCGGGAGCGGGTTTTGCAGGAAAAGGATGCCCTGGCGCGTTTCACGGCCCTCGAAGCGCTGGGCAAGTGCGTGTCGCGGGCGGGGCTGGCGGGGCTGGCCAAGCTGCCCCCGGCCCTGGGGGCCGACACGGCCGCTGTATCGGGGCAGGCGTGGGGACTCTACCGGGCCGGCCTGCGCGGGGTTACCTCCGAGGCAGCAGCCGGGCGGCTGGTGCAGCTGCTGGCCCTCATGAACCCCTACCGGGCCCGGCTGGCGGCGGCCAATGCCCTGGCCCGCACCCGGGGGCTGAACCTGACTTCCTACGCGCCGGCCATTAGTGCCAGCGCCCAAAATGACCCTAGCTACGCCGTGCGCAGCGCCGCCGCCGCCGCCCTGAGCAAAGCCAGCGCCGCGCCCACAGTGCCGGCCGTGCTGGCTACCCTGGCCCGCCGCGACCCGGATTACCGGGTGCGCATCAGCGCGCTGCGGGCCATGACGGCGGCCCAGTACGCGCCGGTAAAAGAGTCGGCCTGGGCGGCTCTCTCCGACGCGCACGAGCACGTAGCCCTGGCGGCGGCCGAGTTTTTCCTGGCGCACGCCAGCGGCGAGCCGGGCGTCCTGTTTTTGGAAAAGGCCAATAAGCTGAGCGCCTGGCGGCCCCGGGCTACCCTGCTGGCCACAGCCCTGAAGCTGGGCGGACCGGAAAAAAATGCCATTCGGGCGGCGGTGCAGGAGCGCTACCAGGCCACCGCCGACCCCTACGAGAAAGGCTATTTGCTGAAGGCTATGGGCGAAGACCCGGCCGCGTACGAGTTTGTGCGCAACGCCACCTTCGCCACCGGCCAACCGGTCGTGATTGGCACCTATGGCATTGAGGCGCTGGTCGCCATGCGGCACCTGCCCAGCTTCCCGGCCGAGCAGCACTCCACGTTTGCCCTCACCATGCAGCGCGCGGTGGGCACCGGCGACGTGGCCGTGATGGGCACCGCCGCCGAGGCTATCCGGGACCCGAAGCTGGACATGCGCCGCGTGTTTGCCAACGCTACCTTTCTGAAAGATGCCCGCGACAAGCTGGTGCTTCCGCGCGACCTGGAAGCCTGGCAGTCGTTGCAGCAAACCATCGACTACCTCGAAAAAAAGCAGCCCGAGCCGTTCCCAGTGGCCAAAGCCGCCACGCACCCCATCGACTGGGCCGCGGTGCAGGCCATTCCGGCCGGGCAGCGCGCCCGGATTCGCACCAGCAAAGGCGAGGTCATGTTTCGGCTGCTGATCAACGAAGCGCCCGGCTCGGTGGCCAGCTTCGTGCAGCTGGTCAACCAGGGCTTTTACAATGGCAAAAACTTCCACCGCGTGGTGCCCAACTTCGTGGCCCAGGGCGGCTGCCCGCGCGGCGACGGCTGGGGCAGCTCCGACTACAATCTGCGCTCTGAATTTGCCAACCTGCGCTACGGCGAAGGGGCTGTCGGGCTGGCCTCGGCGGGCAAGGATACCGAAAGCTGCCAGTGGTTTATCACCCACGCGCCCACGCCCCACCTCGACGGGCGCTACACCATCTTTGCCCAGGTGGTTAGCGGCATGGATGTGGTCAGCCGCCTGGAAATCGGGGACCGGATTGAGAAAATCGAGCTGGTGCGCTAA
- a CDS encoding MJ1255/VC2487 family glycosyltransferase: MNILYGVPGEGLGHATRSKVVIAHLLGLGHNVCVVSSARAYQMLAANFPGRVHEIRGFHLAYKNLTVSKSRTAVLTLRTAPDNLRVNFAKYRELLCDFTPDLVISDFESFSYFFARWRRLPLISIDNMQIISRTQLDIAIPRAERANLEVARHVVRAKLPRSRHYLVTTFFPLPVVKPHTTLVPPIIRPEILAATPSGGPHVLVYQSATNQKDLVPMLQQLPGQPFKVYGFNKEESHGNVQLCAFSEQGFIADLASARAVLTNGGFSLISEAVYLRKPICAIPIPAQFEQFLNAAEVEKRGYGRHFEALTADNVKAFLYDLTGYEQALATYEQTGNDELFAHLEALLREIEGQS; the protein is encoded by the coding sequence ATGAACATTCTGTATGGGGTGCCCGGCGAAGGGCTGGGCCATGCCACGCGCAGCAAGGTGGTTATTGCCCATCTGCTCGGCCTGGGCCACAACGTGTGCGTGGTGAGCAGCGCCCGGGCCTACCAGATGCTGGCGGCCAACTTCCCCGGCCGCGTCCACGAAATCCGGGGCTTTCACCTGGCGTATAAGAACCTGACCGTGTCCAAGTCGCGCACGGCCGTGCTTACCCTGCGCACGGCCCCCGACAACCTGCGCGTCAACTTCGCCAAGTACCGGGAGCTACTCTGCGACTTCACACCCGACCTGGTGATTTCCGACTTCGAGTCGTTCAGCTACTTTTTCGCCCGCTGGCGCCGCCTGCCCCTGATCAGCATCGACAACATGCAGATCATCAGCCGGACCCAGCTCGATATTGCCATTCCGCGCGCCGAGCGCGCTAACCTGGAGGTGGCCCGCCACGTCGTGCGGGCCAAGCTGCCGCGCAGCCGCCACTACCTGGTCACGACGTTTTTCCCGCTGCCCGTCGTCAAGCCCCACACCACGCTGGTGCCGCCCATTATCCGCCCCGAAATCCTGGCTGCTACGCCGTCCGGGGGCCCGCACGTGCTGGTGTACCAGTCGGCCACCAACCAGAAAGATTTGGTGCCGATGTTGCAGCAGCTGCCGGGGCAGCCGTTTAAGGTGTACGGGTTCAACAAGGAAGAAAGCCACGGCAACGTGCAGCTGTGCGCCTTCAGTGAGCAGGGCTTCATTGCCGATCTGGCCAGCGCCCGGGCCGTACTTACCAACGGCGGCTTTTCCCTGATCAGCGAGGCCGTGTACCTGCGCAAGCCCATCTGCGCCATCCCGATTCCGGCCCAGTTCGAGCAGTTTCTCAATGCCGCCGAAGTGGAAAAGCGCGGCTACGGCCGCCACTTCGAGGCCCTCACCGCCGACAACGTCAAGGCCTTTCTCTACGACTTGACCGGCTACGAGCAAGCGTTGGCCACCTACGAGCAGACGGGCAATGACGAGCTGTTTGCTCACCTGGAAGCCTTGCTGCGGGAAATCGAAGGGCAGAGTTAA
- a CDS encoding redoxin domain-containing protein: MRKLLSFLRLTCLLALGLLVGAARPAAPAPKATVYVFLSDTCPICQTATLTLRQLHATYAPQGVQFVGVFPDQQLRPADLILFGKQYQLPFPLRLDEHQVLTRQFQARITPEVVVTAADGRTVLYQGRIDDSYAKLGQRRMVINHHELQDALAAIVAGRPVAPARTEAVGCFITTLTP, translated from the coding sequence ATGCGGAAGCTGCTGTCTTTTCTTCGGTTGACCTGCCTGCTGGCGCTGGGCCTGCTGGTGGGCGCGGCCCGGCCCGCGGCTCCCGCGCCCAAGGCCACGGTCTACGTTTTCCTGTCGGATACCTGCCCGATCTGCCAGACGGCCACGCTCACGCTGCGGCAATTGCACGCCACCTACGCGCCGCAGGGCGTGCAGTTCGTGGGCGTGTTCCCGGATCAGCAGCTGCGGCCCGCCGACCTGATTCTGTTCGGCAAGCAGTACCAGCTGCCGTTTCCGCTCCGCCTCGACGAGCACCAGGTCCTGACCCGCCAGTTTCAGGCCCGCATCACCCCGGAAGTCGTCGTGACGGCCGCCGATGGCCGCACGGTGCTCTACCAGGGCCGCATCGACGACTCCTACGCCAAGCTGGGGCAGCGCCGCATGGTCATTAACCACCACGAATTGCAGGATGCCCTGGCCGCCATCGTGGCCGGCCGGCCGGTAGCGCCGGCCCGCACCGAGGCCGTGGGCTGCTTTATCACCACGCTGACGCCCTAG
- a CDS encoding FAD binding domain-containing protein — MLHFYLNNQRIRTDQPAGSTLLDFVRYEQHLKGTKIGCREGDCGACTVLVGELQPDGQVQYQSMTSCLTPLGNAHGKHIVTVEGINAAAGALTPVQQAIVQEGGSQCGFCTVGFVMSLTGHSLSAQPATPETGLAAIDGNICRCTGYKSLERATALLTSQLAARPTDNVVDWLSEHQFVPTYFKDVPARLQTLKAELLNETNNQPPTTNNQLLGGGTDLLVQRPEHVRAVPVQLLYDQAALRGIRQEADGRVVLGAATTAENLRASPIMQQLFPGLHGYMKLVSSTPIRNMGTVAGNFINASPIGDLTIFFLALNATVTVGTPAGARRDIPLHELYSGYKTLTKAADEQVLEISFATPQPTDHFNFEKVSKRTHLDIASVNSALWLRTSGGFVQDARLSAGGVGPTPLRLARTSAFLVGKEVTPATLAAANEIAQTEISPISDARGTAEYKRLLLRQLLFAHFLQFFPERLSFRELV, encoded by the coding sequence ATGCTCCATTTTTACCTTAATAATCAGCGTATCCGCACCGACCAGCCGGCGGGCAGCACCCTTCTGGATTTCGTGCGCTACGAGCAGCACCTGAAAGGCACCAAAATCGGGTGCCGCGAGGGTGACTGCGGCGCCTGCACCGTGCTGGTGGGCGAATTGCAGCCCGATGGCCAGGTGCAGTACCAGTCGATGACCTCCTGCCTGACGCCCCTGGGCAATGCCCACGGCAAGCACATCGTCACGGTGGAAGGCATCAATGCGGCGGCCGGGGCCCTCACACCGGTGCAGCAGGCCATTGTGCAGGAAGGCGGCTCGCAGTGCGGCTTTTGCACTGTGGGCTTCGTCATGTCGCTCACCGGCCACAGCCTGAGCGCCCAGCCCGCCACGCCCGAAACCGGCCTAGCGGCTATTGATGGCAACATCTGCCGCTGCACCGGCTACAAGTCCTTGGAGCGCGCCACGGCCCTGCTCACCAGCCAGCTGGCCGCCCGCCCCACCGACAACGTGGTGGATTGGCTCAGCGAGCATCAGTTTGTCCCGACCTACTTCAAAGACGTGCCGGCCAGGCTACAAACGCTGAAAGCTGAACTTCTGAACGAAACCAACAATCAGCCACCAACAACCAACAATCAACTACTGGGCGGCGGCACCGACCTGCTGGTGCAGCGCCCCGAGCACGTGCGCGCCGTGCCCGTACAGCTGCTCTACGACCAGGCCGCGCTGCGCGGCATCCGGCAGGAAGCCGATGGCCGCGTCGTGCTGGGGGCCGCCACCACGGCCGAGAACCTGCGCGCCTCGCCCATCATGCAGCAGCTGTTTCCCGGCCTGCACGGCTACATGAAGCTGGTTTCCTCCACTCCCATCCGCAACATGGGCACGGTGGCCGGCAACTTCATCAACGCCTCCCCCATCGGCGACCTGACCATCTTTTTCCTGGCCCTGAACGCCACCGTCACGGTGGGCACGCCCGCCGGCGCGCGCCGCGACATTCCGCTGCACGAGCTTTACAGCGGCTACAAAACCTTGACCAAAGCCGCCGACGAGCAGGTGCTGGAAATCAGCTTTGCCACCCCCCAGCCCACCGACCATTTCAACTTCGAAAAGGTTTCGAAACGCACCCACCTCGACATTGCCAGCGTCAACTCGGCGCTGTGGCTGCGCACCAGCGGCGGGTTCGTGCAGGATGCCCGGCTGTCGGCCGGGGGCGTGGGCCCCACCCCACTCCGGCTGGCCCGCACCTCGGCCTTTCTGGTCGGCAAGGAAGTCACGCCGGCCACGCTGGCCGCCGCCAACGAAATTGCCCAGACCGAAATCAGCCCCATCAGCGACGCCCGCGGCACGGCCGAGTACAAGCGCCTGCTGCTGCGCCAGCTGCTGTTTGCCCACTTCCTGCAGTTTTTCCCCGAGCGCCTAAGCTTCCGCGAGCTGGTATAA
- a CDS encoding xanthine dehydrogenase molybdopterin binding subunit: MNHLDPVRHVRGESQYLDDVLVQQGTLYAAVFESPLAHGVLRALHLDEALQAPGVFRILTAADIPGENQIGGIVPDEPLLAEGHVHFRGQPVALVLADTEHHAQAALHLIRADIDPLPIITDPRVAAAQGELIVPPRTFRLGDPEAVWSQCAHVFEGEAESGGQEHLYIETQGAYAFPTEMGGVRIISSTQGPTAVQRHTAHVLGIGMHQVEVDVTRLGGGFGGKEDQATTWGALAALGAFVVRRPVKLVLDRMADLRMTGKRHPYSSDFRIGLDENLRILAYEVTFYQNAGAAADLSPAVLERTLFHATNAYFVPNVKATAYSCRTNLPPNTAFRGFGGPQGMFVMESAIVKAAETLGVAPSEIQRRNLLRENDLFSYRQPAEMCNAELAWDTADQVYGLQQLRAEVDAFNQQNERLKKGLSVMPICFGISFTKTPMNQARALVHIYTDGSVGVSTGAVEMGQGVNTKIAQVAAQTLGISPSRVKEESTNTTRVANTSPSAASATADLNGKATQMACEALRERLLQHAVLEYTLNYEGLEIRDEQVLAAGVPADTNWEKLVSSAYWKRVNLSENAHYATPDIHFDPVTNQGYPFAYHVYGTAFTTVTLDCLRGTYTFDALRIVHDFGESMNPAIDQGQIEGGTVQGIGWMTMEELIYNDEGRLLSNSLNSYKIPDLYSVPQRIDVHFLETPGHPRAILRSKAVGEPPLMYGIGAYFAVRDAISAFRPTHRPTFSAPITPEKVLLNLYPSGVAEEVVRLAPSTVA, from the coding sequence ATGAATCATCTTGACCCGGTGCGCCACGTGCGCGGCGAATCCCAATACTTGGATGACGTGCTGGTGCAGCAAGGCACGCTCTACGCGGCCGTGTTTGAGTCGCCGCTGGCCCACGGGGTGCTGCGCGCCCTGCACCTCGACGAGGCCCTGCAAGCGCCCGGCGTGTTCCGCATTCTGACGGCGGCCGATATTCCCGGCGAAAACCAGATCGGCGGCATCGTGCCCGATGAGCCCCTGCTGGCCGAAGGCCACGTGCATTTCCGCGGTCAGCCCGTGGCCCTGGTGCTGGCCGATACCGAGCACCACGCCCAGGCCGCCCTGCACCTCATCCGCGCCGACATCGACCCGCTGCCCATCATCACCGACCCGCGCGTGGCGGCGGCCCAGGGCGAGCTGATCGTGCCGCCGCGCACCTTTCGCCTCGGCGACCCGGAGGCGGTATGGAGCCAGTGCGCCCACGTTTTCGAGGGCGAAGCCGAGTCGGGCGGGCAGGAGCACCTCTACATCGAAACCCAGGGCGCCTATGCCTTTCCCACCGAAATGGGCGGGGTGCGCATTATTTCCTCGACTCAGGGCCCCACGGCCGTGCAGCGCCACACGGCCCACGTGCTGGGCATCGGCATGCACCAGGTGGAAGTCGACGTGACCCGCCTCGGGGGCGGCTTTGGCGGCAAAGAAGACCAGGCCACGACCTGGGGCGCGCTGGCCGCGCTGGGCGCCTTCGTGGTGCGGCGGCCGGTGAAGCTGGTGCTCGACCGGATGGCCGACCTGCGCATGACCGGCAAGCGCCACCCCTACAGCTCCGACTTCCGCATCGGCCTCGACGAAAACCTGCGGATTTTGGCCTACGAAGTCACGTTTTACCAGAACGCCGGGGCCGCCGCCGACTTGTCGCCGGCCGTGCTGGAACGGACACTGTTTCACGCCACCAACGCGTATTTCGTGCCCAACGTGAAGGCTACGGCCTACAGCTGCCGCACCAATCTGCCGCCCAACACGGCCTTCCGGGGCTTCGGCGGGCCGCAGGGCATGTTCGTGATGGAATCGGCCATTGTGAAGGCCGCCGAAACGCTCGGCGTAGCGCCCAGCGAAATTCAGCGCCGCAACCTGCTGCGCGAAAACGACCTGTTCTCGTACCGGCAGCCGGCCGAAATGTGCAATGCCGAGCTGGCCTGGGACACCGCCGACCAAGTGTATGGCCTTCAGCAGCTGCGGGCCGAAGTCGACGCATTCAACCAGCAGAATGAGCGGCTGAAAAAAGGTTTGTCGGTGATGCCCATCTGCTTCGGCATTTCCTTCACCAAAACGCCCATGAACCAAGCCCGGGCCCTGGTGCACATCTACACCGATGGCTCGGTGGGCGTGAGCACCGGCGCGGTGGAAATGGGCCAGGGCGTGAACACCAAGATTGCCCAGGTGGCGGCCCAGACGCTCGGTATTTCACCCAGCCGCGTGAAGGAGGAGTCGACGAACACGACGCGGGTGGCCAACACCTCCCCGTCGGCCGCCAGCGCCACCGCCGACCTCAACGGCAAAGCCACCCAAATGGCCTGCGAGGCCCTGCGCGAGCGGCTTTTGCAGCACGCGGTGCTGGAGTACACGCTGAACTACGAGGGCCTGGAAATCCGGGACGAGCAGGTGCTGGCCGCCGGCGTGCCGGCCGATACGAACTGGGAAAAGCTGGTGTCGTCGGCGTACTGGAAGCGGGTGAATCTGAGCGAAAACGCCCACTACGCCACCCCCGACATTCATTTCGACCCGGTCACGAACCAGGGCTACCCTTTCGCCTACCACGTCTACGGCACGGCCTTCACCACCGTCACGCTCGACTGCCTGCGCGGCACCTACACCTTCGACGCGCTGCGCATCGTGCACGACTTCGGGGAAAGCATGAACCCGGCCATCGACCAGGGCCAGATTGAGGGCGGCACGGTGCAGGGCATCGGCTGGATGACGATGGAAGAGCTGATCTATAACGACGAAGGCCGCCTGCTCAGCAACTCGCTCAACAGCTACAAGATTCCGGACCTCTACTCGGTGCCCCAGCGCATCGACGTGCATTTCCTGGAAACGCCGGGCCACCCGCGGGCTATTCTGCGCTCCAAAGCCGTGGGCGAGCCGCCGCTGATGTACGGTATCGGGGCCTACTTCGCGGTGCGCGACGCCATCAGCGCCTTCCGCCCCACGCACCGGCCCACTTTTTCGGCCCCCATTACCCCCGAAAAAGTGTTGCTGAACCTCTACCCCAGCGGCGTGGCCGAGGAAGTGGTCCGATTGGCCCCTAGTACCGTAGCGTAA